The following proteins are encoded in a genomic region of Arachis ipaensis cultivar K30076 chromosome B02, Araip1.1, whole genome shotgun sequence:
- the LOC107628022 gene encoding putative disease resistance protein At3g14460 translates to MAAKLYGGAYLSPFVDAILDNLSSILDDSILNGNDSALELLERLQNCLYDVGPVLDDAELKQFTDKKVKKWLVDFQDALYMADDLLDELSTKAAIAATQRDPGNSSSWSRLVDSYIEDNSDMEKVVGKLEFVVRRKRYLGLEKSVKVDMSWRIPSTSLVEPSEICGRKEDEEAILKLLFDDDDAADGDLSVIPIVGMGGIGKTTLAQLVYYDDKVKENFDFRGWVCVSAEFDVFKVTKTIIEAITSTSCNLTDLNLLQLDLKEKLSRQKFFIVLDDVWNENYDDWNKLLKPFQKGVKGSKILITTRSKKVASVVQTVLPHELTPLSDENCWLVFLKHARLSTISMKNPTLENVGKEIVKKCGGLPLAAQALGGLLRGNSDVNYWNHILKSKIWEHSDGKINVVPALRISYYFLPSHLKECFVYCSLYPKDYEFSKDELILLWMAENFLQPIGEKTMEEVGGEYFDELIARSFFQPHNTRGNIFVMHDIMHDLAMLIAREFYFRAEKFQNTIEVDKTRRLSHNAKGDYPMSKLLKVCDRIKHTRTFLEINLESHIPFNMENAPGILLSQLKYLRALSFKCFPLESLPDSIGELIHLRYLNLSETYIVALPESLGNLYNLQTLKLILCCNLKMLPASMQDLVNLRYLDIRGTMLHEMPKGMSKLESLHFLSNYVVGKHEENKIKELGALTNLQESISITKLENVGNSSEALEARMSDKDGIDSLWLRWSWDEDENIVDFEVERDILDKLQPSIDLKELEIEGYRGTTFPDWLGDSSYHNITKVTLDGCRNCCVLPSLGQLPSLKHLTISNFVNLGIVGAEFYFCQNDKSFLETPFPMLETLEFSSMPWWEKWHSLEFNAFPRLRELTISRCPMLRGDLPNHLPSLHSLEIQNCDLLSYCVPRTPGMTSLRIEGSNEVRIGELPPLLGNLSIERSDHLVQSVVEAITLTQLTCLTYLRISGCSSQIWFPVSAIPPSLQQLKISECRKLEFQMDEQHHSLQELLIEKSCSSLTSFSLLDSFPNLVRVQIMYCKKMESVAISRSLPRLRSLEMNHCWSLKSVSTLWMAAPQLERLALVACPEIDLSPTGDPHRSLRSLSISYYQKQVISAAFMNSQFHGLTDLHIEGAYRESVSVKCFPKEGWLPASLESLSLIGMKSVETLECKGLAHLTSLQRLRIDGCAKLENIEGEKLPASLIRLTIIRSPLLSKLCEMKDPQLWPKISHIPGILVDDRWIW, encoded by the coding sequence ATGGCTGCAAAACTCTATGGTGGAGCTTACCTCTCTCCCTTTGTTGATGCTATTTTGGACAACCTGTCTTCAATACTTGATGACTCTATCCTCAATGGAAATGACTCTGCCCTAGAATTGCTTGAAAGGTTGCAGAATTGTCTATATGATGTTGGACCTGTTCTTGATGATGCTGAGCTGAAGCAGTTCACTGACAAGAAAGTGAAGAAGTGGCTTGTTGATTTTCAAGATGCTCTCTATATGGCTGATGACTTGCTCGACGAACTCTCCACTAAAGCCGCTATTGCTGCTACTCAAAGGGATCCAGGTAACTCTTCTTCCTGGTCTCGTCTTGTTGATTCGTATATTGAAGATAATAGCGACATGGAAAAAGTAGTTGGCAAACTAGAGTTCGTTGTAAGACGCAAACGTTATCTTGGTCTGGAGAAGAGTGTCAAGGTGGACATGTCATGGAGAATTCCATCCACATCTCTCGTTGAACCATCGGAGATATGTGGCAGGAAAGAAGACGAGGAGGCCATACTGAAACTGTTGTTCGATGATGATGATGCTGCTGATGGTGATTTATCTGTCATTCCCATTGTGGGCATGGGCGGAATAGGAAAGACTACTTTGGCCCAATTGGTTTACTACGATGATAAAGTGAAGGAGAATTTTGATTTTCGAGGTTGGGTTTGCGTGTCAGCAGAGTTTGATGTTTTCAAGGTCACCAAGACTATTATCGAGGCAATAACTTCGACTTCTTGTAACTTGACAGATTTGAATTTACTTCAGCTAGATTTAAAGGAAAAGTTGTCTAGGCAAAAGTTCTTCATTGTCTTGGACGATGTCTGGAATGAAAATTATGATGATTGGAATAAGCTtctaaaaccttttcaaaaaggGGTTAAGGGAAGTAAAATTCTCATAACTACTAGAAGTAAAAAGGTGGCTTCTGTGGTGCAAACTGTTTTGCCTCATGAACTAACTCCATTGTCTGATGAAAATTGTTGGTTGGTGTTTTTAAAACATGCTCGTCTTTCAACTATTTCTATGAAGAATCCAACCCTGGAAAATGTCGGCAAAGAGATAGTAAAGAAGTGTGGTGGATTGCCCTTGGCAGCTCAAGCTCTTGGAGGCTTATTGCGTGGAAATTCTGATGTCAACTATTGGAATCATATATTGAAGAGTAAGATCTGGGAACACTCCGATGGCAAAATAAATGTTGTTCCAGCATTAAGAATAAGTTATTATTTTCTTCCTTCACATCTGAAGGAGTGCTTTGTTTATTGTTCCTTGTATCCCAAGGACTATGAATTTAGCAAAGATGAATTGATCTTGTTATGGATGGCAGAGAATTTTTTGCAACCAATAGGAGAAAAGACTATGGAAGAAGTTGGTGGTGaatattttgatgaattaattGCGAGATCATTTTTCCAACCTCATAATACTCGTGGAAACATATTTGTGATGCATGATATCATGCATGATTTAGCAATGCTCATTGCCAGAGAATTCTATTTCCGAGCTGAAAAGTTTCAGAATACAATTGAGGTTGATAAAACTCGTCGCTTGTCACATAATGCCAAAGGCGATTATCCAATGTCAAAACTTTTGAAAGTTTGTGATAGAATAAAGCATACAAGGACATTTCTTGAAATCAATTTGGAGTCACATATCCCATTTAATATGGAAAATGCACCTGGTATCTTGTTGTCACAGTTGAAGTACCTGAGAGCTTTGTCATTCAAATGCTTTCCTCTCGAATCATTGCCTGATTCAATAGGTGAGTTGATTCATTTGCGTTATTTGAATCTCTCTGAGACCTACATTGTGGCGTTGCCCGAGTCCTTGGGTAATTTGTACAATTTGCAAACCTTGAAGCTAATTCTATGTTGCAATCTGAAAATGCTTCCGGCTAGCATGCAAGATCTTGTAAATTTGCGCTATCTTGATATTAGGGGGACTATGTTACATGAGATGCCGAAAGGTATGAGCAAATTGGAAAGTTTGCATTTTTTAAGCAACTATGTTGTTGGGAAGCATGAAGAGAACAAGATCAAAGAATTGGGAGCACTGACAAATCTACAGGAATCAATTTCCATTACCAAATTGGAGAATGTGGGGAATAGTAGTGAAGCTTTGGAGGCAAGAATGTCTGATAAGGACGGTATTGATTCTTTGTGGTTGAGGTGGTCTTGGGATGAAGATGAGAATATAGTTGATTTCGAAGTTGAAAGAGATATATTGGACAAGTTACAACCTTCCATTGATTTGAAAGAACTAGAAATCGAGGGTTATAGGGGTACAACGTTTCCAGATTGGTTGGGGGATTCTTCTTATCACAACATCACCAAAGTTACTCTGGATGGTTGCAGGAACTGTTGTGTGCTTCCTTCACTTGGACAATTGCCCTCTTTGAAGCACCTTACAATTTCAAATTTTGTAAATCTGGGGATTGTGGGTGCTGAGTTTTACTTCTGCCAGAACGATAAATCTTTCTTGGAGACGCCATTTCCAATGCTTGAAACACTTGAATTTTCGTCAATGCCTTGGTGGGAGAAGTGGCATTCATTGGAGTTCAATGCATTTCCCCGACTTAGGGAGCTTACCATAAGTAGGTGTCCGATGTTGAGAGGAGATTTGCCCAATCATCTACCATCTTTGCATTCACTTGAGATCCAGAATTGCGATCTGCTTAGTTATTGTGTTCCAAGAACTCCTGGGATGACCTCTTTAAGGATAGAAGGCAGCAATGAAGTGAGAATTGGGGAGCTACCTCCTTTACTGGGTAATCTATCAATTGAAAGAAGTGATCATCTAGTGCAGTCCGTGGTAGAGGCTATTACCCTCACGCAATTGACTTGCTTGACGTATTTACGCATCTCAGGTTGTTCCTCTCAAATATGGTTTCCAGTGAGTGCTATTCCCCCATCACTACAACAGTTGAAGATATCTGAGTGCAGAAAATTAGAATTCCAAATGGATGAGCAACATCACTCCCTGCAGGAACTACTAATAGAAAAAAGCTGTTCTTCACTTACATCCTTCTCGTTGTTGGATTCTTTTCCAAATCTCGTGCGGGTTCAAATCATGTACTGTAAAAAGATGGAGTCTGTTGCGATATCACGCTCTCTTCCACGTCTCCGTTCTTTAgagatgaaccattgttggagtTTGAAATCCGTGTCGACACTATGGATGGCAGCACCTCAGCTAGAGCGTCTCGCATTAGTGGCTTGCCCAGAGATCGATTTGTCTCCCACAGGGGATCCACACCGTAGTCTGAGATCTCTTAGCATCAGCTACTACCAGAAACAGGTCATCTCTGCAGCATTCATGAATTCCCAATTTCATGGGTTAACTGATCTTCACATTGAAGGTGCATACCGGGAGAGTGTAAGTGTGAAGTGTTTCCCAAAAGAAGGTTGGTTGCCTGCCTCACTTGAGTCTCTCTCACTGATTGGCATGAAAAGTGTGGAGACGTTGGAATGCAAGGGACTTGCCCACCTCACCTCCCTCCAACGATTAAGAATTGATGGATGTGCCAAGTTGGAGAATATCGAGGGAGAAAAGCTGCCCGCCTCTCTAATACGACTCACCATCATTCGAAGCCCTTTGTTGAGTAAACTCTGCGAGATGAAGGACCCACAGCTTTGGCCCAAAATTTCCCACATCCCCGGCATTCTAGTTGATGATAGATGGATTTGGTAA
- the LOC110269103 gene encoding putative disease resistance protein RGA3, whose product MLRRDLPNHLPSLQSLEITNCKQLSWCVPTSPAMTSLRIEGRNEVRVGELPPLLRELSIAGNHHVESAVEAIKHMQLNCLTSLYIADCSSHIWFPVSAIPPSLQNLTIFYCRELEFEMDGQHHSLHELSIQNSCDSVTSFSLLDSFPNLVRVDISYCGNMECIVVSRSLSSLRDLRITHCGSLKSVSTLWMAAPQLEVLTLLGCPEVDLSPTGDGDPHRSLRSLEISYSEKLVSSAAFMNSQFHGLTHLSIHGEYGKSVKSLPKKGWLPASLESLTLFVIESVETLECKGLAHLTSLQSLTILGCPKLENMEGEKLPASLIQLIILGSPLLAKQCQKKDPQLWPKISHIPAIQVDYRWI is encoded by the exons ATGTTGAGAAGAGATTTGCCCAATCATCTACCATCTTTGCAATCACTTGAGATTACTAATTGCAAGCAGCTGAGTTGGTGTGTTCCAACATCTCCTGCCATGACCTCTTTAAGGATAGAAGGCAGGAATGAAGTGAGAGTTGGGGAGCTACCTCCTTTACTGCGTGAGCTATCAATTGCAGGAAACCATCACGTGGAGTCGGCGGTAGAGGCCATAAAGCACATGCAACTGAATTGCCTGACGTCTTTATACATTGCAGATTGTTCCTCCCACATATGGTTTCCAGTGAGTGCTATTCCCCCATCACTACAGAACTTGACGATATTCTATTGCAGAGAATTAGAATTTGAAATGGATGGGCAACATCACTCGCTGCACGAACTATCAATACAGAACAGCTGTGATTCAGTTACATCCTTTTCGTTGTTGGATTCCTTTCCAAATCTCGTGCGTGTTGATATCAGCTACTGTGGAAACATGGAGTGTATTGTGGTGTCACGCTCTCTTTCATCTCTCCGCGATTTAAGAATCACGCATTGTGGGAGTTTGAAATCTGTGTCAACGCTATGGATGGCAGCACCTCAGCTAGAGGTTCTCACATTACTGGGTTGCCCAGAGGTTGATTTGTCTCCTACAGGGGATGGGGATCCACACCGTAGCCTCAGATCTCTTGAAATCAGCTACAGCGAGAAACTGGTGAGCTCTGCAGCATTCATGAATTCGCAATTTCATGGGCTTACTCATCTTTCCATTCATGGTGAATACGGCAAGAGTGTGAAGTCGCTCCCAAAGAAAGGTTGGTTGCCTGCCTCGCTTGAGTCTCTCACACTGTTTGTCATTGAAAGTGTGGAGACGTTGGAATGCAAGGGACTTGCCCACCTCACCTCCCTCCAAAGTTTAACTATTCTGGGATGTCCCAAGTTGGAGAATATGGAGGGAGAAAAGCTGCCTGCCTCTCTAATACAACTCATCATCTTAGGAAGCCCTTTGCTGGCCAAACAATGTCAGAAGAAGGATCCACAGCTTTGGCCCAAAATCTCCCACATCCCCGCCATTCAAGTTGATTACAGATGGATTTG A
- the LOC107628020 gene encoding uncharacterized protein LOC107628020, protein MNCAISNNGNGKSGSEANKKGLGHQLHSSGSQNSEVLQSSAGTLNSLKEINGSSPNISSEVTSMYSSRGGIDGFAINHIGTPMHSFADMMDTGHGHGMIMPPKKWVSAEAGNCCNLNV, encoded by the coding sequence ATGAATTGCGCCATCTCCAACAATGGAAATGGCAAGAGTGGAAGTGAAGCAAACAAAAAAGGACTTGGCCATCAACTACATTCGAGTGGTTCTCAGAATTCTGAAGTCCTACAATCCTCGGCCGGAACCTTGAATTCGTTAAAGGAAATAAATGGAAGCAGTCCAAACATTTCATCAGAGGTGACAAGCATGTACTCATCAAGAGGAGGAATTGATGGATTTGCCATCAATCATATTGGAACTCCTATGCACTCCTTTGCAGATATGATGGACACTGGACATGGACATGGCATGATCATGCCCCCGAAGAAATGGGTTTCGGCTGAGGCCGGAAACTGCTGCAACCTTAATGTTTGA
- the LOC107626324 gene encoding pentatricopeptide repeat-containing protein At2g02980, chloroplastic isoform X2, which translates to MASSLSILGLPPQFPSYTDTSTTTALLPLRYLLSLIPKCSSLRELKQIQGYTIKTNLQNDLTIITKIINSCTARPTPASLDHAHHLFDQIPLPDILLFNTIARGFVHSDDPFRAILMFSQVFRSGILPDGYTFSSLFKACAKVKALQEGKQLHCLAMKIGVSENTYVCPTLINMYTVCNEVDTARRVFDKIDEPCVVAYNAIITSYARNSRPNEALALFRELQGSGLKPNDVTMLLVLSCCTLVGSLDLGKWIHEYVKKHGFNRNVKVNTALIDMYAKCGSLDDAVSVFRQMRRGDTQAWSAMIVAYATHGHGSRAVSMLEEMKKEKVQPDEITFVAVLSACSHNGLVEEGYECFHSMTNEYGIVPHIKHYGCMVDLLGRAGRLDEAYKFIDELPIKPTPILWRTLLSACSSHGNVEMGKQVIERIFELDDSHGGDYVVLSNLCARYGKWEDVNFLRKKMVDKGAVKIPGCSSIEVNNIVHEFFSGDGVHSTSNALHHALDELVKELKLAGYVPDTSLVFHADMDDEEKEIILRYHSEKLAITFGLLNTPPGTTIRVMKNLRVCGDCHNAAKFISFIFGRQIILRDVQRFHHFKDGECSCGDYW; encoded by the coding sequence ATGGCATCTTCATTATCCATTCTTGGACTCCCACCACAATTTCCCTCATACACAGACACATCAACAACAACTGCACTTCTGCCATTACGATACCTCCTTTCGCTCATACCCAAATGCTCCTCTCTCAGAGAACTGAAGCAGATACAAGGCTACACCATCAAGACCAATCTCCAAAATGACCTCACTATCATCACCAAAATCATCAATTCATGCACCGCCAGACCTACACCAGCTTCATTGGACCATGCACACCACCTGTTCGACCAAATTCCCCTACCAGATATTCTCCTTTTCAACACCATTGCACGTGGGTTCGTGCACTCTGATGACCCGTTTAGAGCAATTCTGATGTTTTCCCAAGTGTTTCGCTCCGGAATCCTTCCTGATGGTTACACATTTTCCTCGCTCTTCAAGGCTTGTGCAAAGGTTAAGGCTTTGCAGGAAGGTAAGCAATTGCATTGCCTTGCTATGAAGATTGGGGTAAGTGAGAACACTTACGTGTGTCCAACATTGATAAATATGTACACTGTGTGTAATGAGGTTGACACTGCTCGGAGAGTATTTGATAAGATTGATGAACCATGTGTGGTAGCATATAATGCTATCATTACTAGTTATGCTAGGAACAGTAGGCCCAATGAGGCGTTGGCTCTGTTCAGGGAACTGCAGGGGAGTGGACTTAAGCCAAATGATGTCACCATGCTTCTCGTGCTATCATGTTGCACTTTGGTTGGATCATTGGACTTGGGGAAGTGGATACATGAGTATGTCAAGAAGCACGGTTTTAATCGCAATGTAAAGGTGAACACAGCACTTATTGATATGTATGCCAAGTGTGGGAGCTTGGATGATGCAGTTTCGGTGTTTAGGCAAATGCGCAGGGGGGACACGCAGGCTTGGTCAGCGATGATTGTCGCGTATGCAACGCACGGACATGGTTCCCGTGCTGTATCAATGTTGGaagaaatgaagaaggagaaagtgCAGCCTGATGAGATAACTTTTGTAGCGGTATTGTCTGCCTGCAGTCACAATGGATTGGTAGAGGAAGGTTACGAGTGTTTCCATAGTATGACTAATGAGTATGGGATTGTTCCTCATATCAAGCATTATGGTTGTATGGTAGATTTGCTTGGCCGAGCCGGACGCCTAGATGAAGCCTATAAATTCATAGACGAACTCCCAATCAAGCCCACACCGATTCTCTGGAGGACATTGCTATCTGCTTGTAGCAGCCATGGTAATGTTGAAATGGGAAAGCAAGTAATTGAGAGAATCTTTGAGCTGGATGATTCACATGGTGGGGACTACGTTGTTCTGTCAAACTTGTGTGCAAGATATGGAAAATGGGAAGATGTGAATTTCTTAAGGAAAAAGATGGTAGACAAAGGAGCAGTGAAGATTCCTGGTTGTAGCTCTATAGAAGTCAACAATATTGTGCATGAATTCTTCTCTGGGGATGGCGTTCATTCAACTTCGAATGCATTGCACCATGCACTTGACGAATTGGTAAAGGAATTGAAGCTGGCTGGGTATGTACCTGACACCTCTCTAGTTTTTCATGCAGACATGGATGATGAAGAGAAAGAAATTATTCTCAGATATCACAGTGAGAAACTAGCTATTACTTTCGGGCTTCTGAATACGCCTCCTGGAACAACTATTCGTGTCATGAAGAACCTTCGGGTCTGTGGGGATTGCCACAATGCTGCTAAATTTATATCATTCATATTTGGTAGGCAAATCATACTTAGAGACGTGCAGCGATTTCATCATTTCAAAGATGGGGAATGTTCCTGTGGGGATTACTGGTAA
- the LOC107626324 gene encoding pentatricopeptide repeat-containing protein At2g02980, chloroplastic isoform X1: MILAIEIVLDSLANTETLQCKSSSKIGRFTITEMASSLSILGLPPQFPSYTDTSTTTALLPLRYLLSLIPKCSSLRELKQIQGYTIKTNLQNDLTIITKIINSCTARPTPASLDHAHHLFDQIPLPDILLFNTIARGFVHSDDPFRAILMFSQVFRSGILPDGYTFSSLFKACAKVKALQEGKQLHCLAMKIGVSENTYVCPTLINMYTVCNEVDTARRVFDKIDEPCVVAYNAIITSYARNSRPNEALALFRELQGSGLKPNDVTMLLVLSCCTLVGSLDLGKWIHEYVKKHGFNRNVKVNTALIDMYAKCGSLDDAVSVFRQMRRGDTQAWSAMIVAYATHGHGSRAVSMLEEMKKEKVQPDEITFVAVLSACSHNGLVEEGYECFHSMTNEYGIVPHIKHYGCMVDLLGRAGRLDEAYKFIDELPIKPTPILWRTLLSACSSHGNVEMGKQVIERIFELDDSHGGDYVVLSNLCARYGKWEDVNFLRKKMVDKGAVKIPGCSSIEVNNIVHEFFSGDGVHSTSNALHHALDELVKELKLAGYVPDTSLVFHADMDDEEKEIILRYHSEKLAITFGLLNTPPGTTIRVMKNLRVCGDCHNAAKFISFIFGRQIILRDVQRFHHFKDGECSCGDYW; encoded by the coding sequence ATGATCCTTGCAATTGAGATTGTCCTTGATTCACTCGCAAACACTGAAACACTTCAATGCAAAAGCAGCAGCAAAATTGGAAGATTCACAATAACAGAAATGGCATCTTCATTATCCATTCTTGGACTCCCACCACAATTTCCCTCATACACAGACACATCAACAACAACTGCACTTCTGCCATTACGATACCTCCTTTCGCTCATACCCAAATGCTCCTCTCTCAGAGAACTGAAGCAGATACAAGGCTACACCATCAAGACCAATCTCCAAAATGACCTCACTATCATCACCAAAATCATCAATTCATGCACCGCCAGACCTACACCAGCTTCATTGGACCATGCACACCACCTGTTCGACCAAATTCCCCTACCAGATATTCTCCTTTTCAACACCATTGCACGTGGGTTCGTGCACTCTGATGACCCGTTTAGAGCAATTCTGATGTTTTCCCAAGTGTTTCGCTCCGGAATCCTTCCTGATGGTTACACATTTTCCTCGCTCTTCAAGGCTTGTGCAAAGGTTAAGGCTTTGCAGGAAGGTAAGCAATTGCATTGCCTTGCTATGAAGATTGGGGTAAGTGAGAACACTTACGTGTGTCCAACATTGATAAATATGTACACTGTGTGTAATGAGGTTGACACTGCTCGGAGAGTATTTGATAAGATTGATGAACCATGTGTGGTAGCATATAATGCTATCATTACTAGTTATGCTAGGAACAGTAGGCCCAATGAGGCGTTGGCTCTGTTCAGGGAACTGCAGGGGAGTGGACTTAAGCCAAATGATGTCACCATGCTTCTCGTGCTATCATGTTGCACTTTGGTTGGATCATTGGACTTGGGGAAGTGGATACATGAGTATGTCAAGAAGCACGGTTTTAATCGCAATGTAAAGGTGAACACAGCACTTATTGATATGTATGCCAAGTGTGGGAGCTTGGATGATGCAGTTTCGGTGTTTAGGCAAATGCGCAGGGGGGACACGCAGGCTTGGTCAGCGATGATTGTCGCGTATGCAACGCACGGACATGGTTCCCGTGCTGTATCAATGTTGGaagaaatgaagaaggagaaagtgCAGCCTGATGAGATAACTTTTGTAGCGGTATTGTCTGCCTGCAGTCACAATGGATTGGTAGAGGAAGGTTACGAGTGTTTCCATAGTATGACTAATGAGTATGGGATTGTTCCTCATATCAAGCATTATGGTTGTATGGTAGATTTGCTTGGCCGAGCCGGACGCCTAGATGAAGCCTATAAATTCATAGACGAACTCCCAATCAAGCCCACACCGATTCTCTGGAGGACATTGCTATCTGCTTGTAGCAGCCATGGTAATGTTGAAATGGGAAAGCAAGTAATTGAGAGAATCTTTGAGCTGGATGATTCACATGGTGGGGACTACGTTGTTCTGTCAAACTTGTGTGCAAGATATGGAAAATGGGAAGATGTGAATTTCTTAAGGAAAAAGATGGTAGACAAAGGAGCAGTGAAGATTCCTGGTTGTAGCTCTATAGAAGTCAACAATATTGTGCATGAATTCTTCTCTGGGGATGGCGTTCATTCAACTTCGAATGCATTGCACCATGCACTTGACGAATTGGTAAAGGAATTGAAGCTGGCTGGGTATGTACCTGACACCTCTCTAGTTTTTCATGCAGACATGGATGATGAAGAGAAAGAAATTATTCTCAGATATCACAGTGAGAAACTAGCTATTACTTTCGGGCTTCTGAATACGCCTCCTGGAACAACTATTCGTGTCATGAAGAACCTTCGGGTCTGTGGGGATTGCCACAATGCTGCTAAATTTATATCATTCATATTTGGTAGGCAAATCATACTTAGAGACGTGCAGCGATTTCATCATTTCAAAGATGGGGAATGTTCCTGTGGGGATTACTGGTAA